Genomic window (Takifugu rubripes chromosome 1, fTakRub1.2, whole genome shotgun sequence):
ACGTTCACGTTCACCCTGATGTCGCGTTCACATTCACCCTGATGTCACATTCACCCTGATGTCACGTTCACCCTGATGTCGCGTTCACGTTCACCCTGATGTCACGTTCACCCTGATGTCGCGTTCACGTTCACCCTGATGTCACGTTCACCCTGATGTCGCGTTCACGTTCACCCTGATGTCGCGTTCACATTCACCCTGATGTCGCGTTCACGTTCACCCTGATGTCGCGTTCACGTTCACCCTGATGTCACGTTCACGTTCACCCTGATGTCACGTTCACCCTGTCACTAAtgtcacactcactcactcactcctgctctccctccccagcAGGTCGCTCTTTTTGCATCCCATCGGTTAAAAGAGCGACTTCGATGCAGAGCAGCAAAGTTCCCAGCAGCTTTaacgtctcctcctcctcctcctcctcctcctcatcttcatctccaggtGAGAGCGCCCGTCGCGGGGGGGTGTGGCCTCCTGGCTGTCTCTGATACAGGATAGCGAGGGAGGGTTGATTTGCATAGCAGACTCATGCGCTACAATTGGCTACATTCTCCCACATCCAGAACCCGAAAAACAAGGAAACCATCAAGAAACGGagccagaagaaaagaaagtggCGAACGTTCAACAGACTCTCTGAGTTCAGCGCCAACCTTTGGTTTAGTTCCAACAATCTGTCGACTTCGGCTAGATTTACATTGGCCTCTCGTATAAGGACTTAGTTATCATAGGTTTTAGAATAAAGCATAGAATATATGTACTCTGCACATGTCAGAAAGCTCCTTGGTGCTGCGGGGGGGGGTCGATACAACTGAGGAAGGGTTGACATCTCTGAAAATATACCTCAAATACGTCATATAAAGCACGTTGACGCTGGACACGTCAGTGAAGACGAGTCTCCTGCTCACATCCAGgcttcagtgggggggggggggggggtaataagaTCACCTGCAGCCTTTCAAACATCTCTGACCTCCACAAAGTGCACTTGTATCATCGCTCCGCTCAGGCGAAGCGTTTCCCTGTTGCGTCTCCTTCCGCCCGTGGTTCCTGTTTCTAGTTCCTCtttgggagaaagaaaagagcgagagcgaggggggaggaaagaaaaaagcttcTCTGTTTAATCTCCCGGTAGAAACGGGAGGGCCGTCAGTAGGTCAGCGAGTGTTTTAGtctggtttttttggggggggggctccagctAGACACTTTTGAAGTGCACTCCACTCCTACTGGGAATGCAGACGTGAGGAAGTATCACTGTTAAATGTACCAAGATTTGTTAATGATCATTATCAACATTCCATAAGGTCTTATTCACTAACATACAGGTTTCATACGTCAGTTTGTCTGTACAAGACGGTTGTGATGAGAGTTCCGTCTCAGGAAGGAGAAACAGGCCTGTCACTCAGGCTACGTGAGCGTCCCAGCAGGAAATGCCctaaagaaagaggaagaggcgtGGCTTCGTGGTGAGAGCCTCCTCCTGAGCCGAGGGTcccgtgtgtggggggggcttcaATGGGATCCAGAGAAGGTGTGAGCCGAGGCTCTCCAACCAGGTTGATCGCACAGAGGAACCCTCTGAGAGCCCAGGAGGGGGGCAAAGACAAGAgtcccaggaggacgagggccCGCTGGGGGTgaggttggagttaggggtcAGAATGACTGCATAGACAAGAAGGTGAGAAGGTGAGGGGAGGCGAAGCAGGGCGCACAGCTGTGcatgtgagcgtgcatgtgGCTGCCTTTGCATGTTCCAAAAAATACAGCGAGCAGGACGAGGATGGCGGGCCGATCCCCCAGAGCCGACCCCGGGTCCACGTAGGGGGGCTGAGCTGGAGACGGACCAGGCTGCGACGTTACTGAAGCTGTGAGGGACCGTTGGAGGACAACCTGACGCCTGTCAGACACAACCAGAAGGCCCCGGCGCCGCCCGACACCTCCTGCCAGGAGAGACAGACGGCTGACGTTAGCACTGACCCGGGCCGGGCCAGAACCTGCTGCTACAGAACACGGGTCCAGAGAGATCCACCAGAGCCCCACAACCTCTGAGGTTTGGGCAGATTTACGGGTAAAACGATCACCTGAGGCGTCCGTTCATGGATGAATTTAAGAGGAAGTTCATGGAAGTGTAACATGAGCTAGCGTGCACGGTGGCAGGAACGTGCACGGAGTTTAAAATGACCTCAAGGGGACAGAAAAATATGAAGTTTTGACGCGTCACATTTTTACCAGGCACAAAAACCAGCTTCGCTTACTTTGGTGCCAGATTCATCTGGTTTTACAACCCAAAGAAGATTCCCAAATTCCCAAATGGAGAGTTTGTCATTGGAGTCCGATCTGGCACCAAAGGGAGCCGAGACTGTTCCCCTTAATAAAACATCATATGAGCTCAGTGCAGTCTTTACCTGTGAagcggaggagggaggtggtgaTAGGAGGTGttggtgatgaggaggatggaggaggtgatggtggtggaggagcaACAGGGACTCAGAAAAGAGGAAGTAAGCAGGGAGAGGGGACTGACATCAGCCTGCTTCACcttagagacagagagagggacagatggaCACGTCCCGGATGGAAAAGCAGGACCGGAAGGAGACGAACAGCAAGAGGGGGAGAAGAGCACAGGGAACAGCAGAATGTGAAGCGACAGGACATCAGGCAAGTGCAGTTCCAGAGCGCGGCCACGAGGCGGCAGCAGAGCGCAGGAAGTCCAACTCACAAAGCTGCGGGTGGCGGTCAGACGACCGCGACGCGACGCCACCACGGTTCCGCTCAGGCTGCGTCCGATTCGCCTCGGGTTCTCCCCATCatcaggctccgcccccaaacGGAAGTCCTGCAACGCCATTGGCTGAGGGGTTACAAAATGTCTGTCGGTGCTGGAACGCAAAGCCACGAGAGATACCTGCGAGGGATACCTGCATAGACGTCACCTTGTTGAGGTAGGCGGGGCTTCTGGTGCAGTCCGCCCCGTACGCACTCCTCTCCATGTCTGCGTTGGGGGTCTTGGAGCGAGCCTGCCCTCCCACCCTGGATATAAGCCTCTCTGACGGGCtgcagcctgaacacacacacggaggaggATGCTGCTcaaaacactgtgtgtgtgtgtgtgtgtgtgtgtgtgtgtgtgtgtgtgtgtgtgtgtgtgtacctgtccTCCCAGCTAAGAGGCTGGCTTGATATAGGGAGTCCAGCTCAGACAGCTCTGCCTCTTCGTGGTCACAGCTGTGGCGCCCCAGGGCATGCTGGGAGCTGTAGTGACCCGGAGAGGACTGGCAGCTGAAGCTGGCGTGCTGGCCGGAGGTCTGCGTCTGGATGGGGATGCAGCGGTCTGGGGGGGTGTCGTATGGTGTCACCACCGCGTTGGGACCGTCCAGGCTCCAGGAGGACCAGTGAGGCGTGCTGTCGGGTGGCCAGGGCGGAGCGGCCGTGGCGGACGAGTGGGGCCGGGGGGGCTGCCAGAGGGGCGTGAAAGGTTTGCTTGGCCCAGAAGATTCCACAGAagaaggtgggggaggaggcgaggatggggggggagggtgtgtgtgaaggggttCCAGGTGTGAGCCGTGCGGATCCCAGAGGCGCAGAGGAAGCGAGGGCAGGGAAATGGCCAAATGTCTCCCCAGAGGTCTGacgctcaccccccccacctgcagcaACTCGCACagcctcacccccaccccctccctaccagcctcaccctcctcccctctcttccctacCCCTCCGTCCTGCTCCACCTCCCTACAAGGTTCACAGGGGTGAGGGCTGCTCCGGACAAGCGCAGCTCCAGGGTGGGTGGGGTCCTGGCCCAAAGCTGAGTCCTGTCTGGGCGCggcctggtcctcctcctcctcctgactggGTGTCAGCAGTACTTGGACCGGGTCAGGCTGTtcactggaggacagaagatGGGGAGGGCGTCAGTCAGTCGGCCCCCCCGAGGAAGAAAGAGCTGCTGTGACGTCAGGTGAGTTACTGCAGAGGGAAGGTCACAAACcaggataaacacacacacacacacgcgggcacacacacccacgcacacacacacacacacacacacacacacacacacacacacgcgggcacacacacccacgcacacacacacacacacacacacacacacacacacacacacacacacgatgcagCCTTCCTGTAGCCATGCTGCTCCATTCCTCAGGCACCAGATGGAACTTTCTCAACCAAAAGACAGAAATCTGACGCAGCAGGACCGATGCGTGTTAGGGGGTCCGCAGCCACGTGCACGCTCAAGCAGCGCATGTGCAGGCTGTAACTGTAAATGAACTTtaaaaggtggtgtgtgtgtgcgtgtgtgtgtgtgcgtgtgtgtgtgtgcgtgcagaaGCCAACATGTGTCTCCACCCATCCCCCACACTAACTGTGCCTCAGTAATTACCCAGCAGGCTTTGCAGCAGCAAGTTATAAATCAGCCTGGTGTTGAtcaatagaggagaggaggacggtGATAAAAGGCtgagctcctcttcatcctcctcctcttcatcctcctcctcttcatcctacTGTCCCCACACTTCAGTCACCTTTAGTTTGAATCCACTTTAACGGAGCTGCAaattcaacagcaacaagttgCTTCTTGTCAATGTTGCTGGTTCAAAGTTCTGCAGACATCagaggacgtgaggacgtcctgcttatttcaggactgttgaccaatcggaggacgtgaggacgtcctgcttatttcaggactgttgaccaatcagaggacgtgaggacgtcctgcttagttcaggactgttgaccaatcagaagacgtgaggacgtcctgcttagttcaggactgttgaccaatcagaggacgtgaggacgtcctgcttagttcaggactgttgaccaatcagaagacgtgaggacgtcctgcttagttcaggactgttgaccaatcagaggacgtgaggacgtcctgcttagttcaggactgttgaccaatcagaggacgtgaggacgtcctgcttagttcaggactgttgaccaatcagaggacgtgaggacgtcctgTTTAGTTCAGGGCtgttgaccaatcagaggacgtgaggacgtcctgcttaGTTCAGGGCtgttgaccaatcagaggacgtgaggacgtcctgcttaTTTCAGGGCtgttgaccaatcagaggacgtgaggacgtcctgcttaTTTCAGGGCTGTTGACCAAtcggaggacgtgaggacgtcctgcttatttcaggactgttgaccaatcggaggacgtgaggacgtcctgcttatttcaggactgttgaccaatcggaggacgtgaggacgtcctgcttagttcaggactgttgaccaatcggaggacgtgaggacgtcctgcttaTTTCAGGGCTGTTGACCAAtcggaggacgtgaggacgtcctgcttatttcaggactgttgaccaatcggaggacgtgaggacgtcctgcttagttcaggactgttgaccaatcggaggacgtgaggacgtcctgcttagttcaggactgttgaccaatcggaggacgtgaggacgtcctgcttagttcaggactgttgaccaatcggaggacgtgaggacgtcctgcttagttcaggactgttgaccaatcggaggacgtgaggacgtcctgcttagttcaggactgttgaccaatcggaggacgtgaggacgtcctgcttatttcaggactgttgaccaatcggaggacgtgaggacgtcctgcttatttcaggactgttgaccaatcggaggacgtgaggacgtcctgcttaGTCCAGGACTGTTGACCAAtcggaggacgtgaggacgtcctgTTTAGTCCAGGACTGTTGACCAAtcggaggacgtgaggacgtcctgcttagttcaggactgttgaccaatcggaggacgtgaggacgtcctgcttaTTTCAGGGCtgttgaccaatcagaggacgtgaggacgtcctgctCAGTTCAGGGCTGTTGACCAAtcggaggacgtgaggacgtcctgcttagttcaggactgttgaccaatcggaggacgtgaggacgtcctgcttagttcaggactgttgaccaatcggaggacgtgaggacgtcctgcttagttcaggactgttgaccaatcggaggacgtgaggacgtcctgTTTAGTTCAGGACTGTTGACCAAtcggaggacgtgaggacgtcctgcttaGTTCAGGACCtttgaccaatcagaggacgtgaggacgtcctACTTATTTCAGGACCTTTGACCAAtcggaggacgtgaggacgtcctgtcaccacagcacagatgaATGCAAAGCTCCAAAACCAAAGAGTCTTTTGATTTCAACACACTAAATCATCCATTTAATTTGAAGATTTGAAGTTGTTCACTATTGTGACATCATCGATTTCAACTCTGTTGGTGATTATTTGTTTAGATTTGAATGAAAAATCTGCacttttgattgattgattgctagATTCGGACCACCTGTCTCCATCTGGACTGACGTCGGGCTGTGTCCGACTCCACCccctcgttccctgttcactactcactatCGTGGGTTGAGTGAActactcaatttaaagttagcaTTCGggcaacggcgtcatttacgtaaagtgacgtcatggtgtcgcataataatcaCGAagcggtcgccgggaaaagtggccattcagcggtcattttatgaaaatgcgatattttaccctataactaactttatataataaaatgaaatattaatgtcaataataatacaataataattacttattacctaaaatatttagtgtcccttgacattttcaagccaagacgtgatggaacattctcaagtcatattccgctgtagtgaaaacatttaataaagcaaattttcatcaaaaaatggatcaaagctacttttcatctatgtaaatattcttttactgagattctgtcgcctggtgaggaacagacgattctgaagaacaattttaagtgaggggggggatcagtgaagattggttgatttttttttttacacatttatgttgtaatattttaagatgatcatattggatccctactgaaaaaaaatcttatttccaaaaatttcatatatcaaaccgcacagtagaaattacgttaaaaaatgtctcggaaaatgtatcccatcagcctttacggatgggatgggatacattttccgagttcgGGTGCatcgcttgtacactacttttcgcagtgcattgtgggatacattgagtgcactacacagggtccagcgatgctcactaacaattcggacactatttcaaaatggcgtccacactattgagggcactatgtagggtacagggggggttaggacacagccacAGTTTGAATGAAGAATTCTTTTGATTGGAGTGTTTGTGGTCTTGAACGCAGCCTTCCAGCCCCGGTCGACGCTCACCTTCCACCTCCTCACGCAGCACAACTAacacagcaggacacacacaaacacaggctgcaCGCGGGACAACACACAGCCCAGGAGTGCTGGACACTCCAGCAGGACACACAGCGGACGGAGGCTCTGGCAGCACGCGTCtacgcagagcagcacagcgaCAATGCAGCGAAGCGGCGAGGCACAGAGCAGCGCGGCGCCCTCTCTGTTGTGAAGGCAGAAGCTAGATTTCACTGCACTGCAACACACCCCAACCCAGGCAacaaagaggtgtgtgtgcttcaaaaacacacactcacacacacagaagcaggcGCATAGGTTTGAACAACAAAACGTCTCCTGAAACATTTGGGGATATACAGCTCTGCTAGAAGCTTTAGGATGGAATCTAAAAACATTAAAGGGATCTTTCACTTTAAAAACTGGACCTCCCAGCGACAACCAGCTGGAAAACAGGGAGCTTTGGCTGAGCTTTAAGGCAGAGGAGCAAACCCTGAGGCCCTTGACACCTACCCATGACCCTATCAATGACcctacccatgaccctaaccctacccatgttcctacccatgaccctaaccctacccatgttcctacccatgaccctaaccctacccatgttcctacccatgaccctaaccctacccatgtTCCTACCAATGAGCCTATCAATGACCCTACCCATGTTcctacccatgaccctaaccctacccatgttcctacccatgaccctaaccctacccatgtTCCTACCAATGAGCCTATCAATGACCCTACCCATGTTcctacccatgaccctaaccctacccatgtTCCTACCCATGACCCTACCAATGAGTCTATCAATGACCCTACCCATGTTcctacccatgaccctaaccctacccatgttcctacccatgaccctaaccctacccatgtccatacccatgaccctaaccatGTCCCTACCAATGTGTCTACCAATAACCCTACCCATGTTCCTACCCATGACCCTACCAATGAGTCTATCAATGACCCTACCCATGTTcctacccatgaccctaaccctacccatgttcctacccatgaccctaacTCTACCCATGTCCCTACCCATGACCCTAAGATTAACCCCCCCAATGTCCCTACCCATGTCCCTACCCATGACCCTATCAATGACCCTACTAATGACCCTATCAATGACTCTACTAATGACCCTATCAATGACTCTACTAATGACCCTATCAATGACTCTACTAAtgaccct
Coding sequences:
- the LOC115251505 gene encoding uncharacterized protein isoform X2 codes for the protein MRSPGAPLKHRQEQEMERETGSARRQGPHSEQPDPVQVLLTPSQEEEEDQAAPRQDSALGQDPTHPGAALVRSSPHPCEPCREVEQDGGVGKRGEEGEAGREGVGVRLCELLQVGGVSVRPLGRHLAISLPSLPLRLWDPHGSHLEPLHTHPPPPSSPPPPPSSVESSGPSKPFTPLWQPPRPHSSATAAPPWPPDSTPHWSSWSLDGPNAVVTPYDTPPDRCIPIQTQTSGQHASFSCQSSPGHYSSQHALGRHSCDHEEAELSELDSLYQASLLAGRTGCSPSERLISRVGGQARSKTPNADMERSAYGADCTRSPAYLNKVTSMQDFRLGAEPDDGENPRRIGRSLSGTVVASRRGRLTATRSFVKQADVSPLSLLTSSFLSPCCSSTTITSSILLITNTSYHHLPPPLHRDSQEATPPRDGRSHLEMKMRRRRRRRRRR
- the LOC115251505 gene encoding uncharacterized protein isoform X4; protein product: MRSPGAPLKHRQEQEMERETGSARRQGPHSEQPDPVQVLLTPSQEEEEDQAAPRQDSALGQDPTHPGAALVRSSPHPCEPCREVEQDGGVGKRGEEGEAGREGVGVRLCELLQVGGVSVRPLGRHLAISLPSLPLRLWDPHGSHLEPLHTHPPPPSSPPPPPSSVESSGPSKPFTPLWQPPRPHSSATAAPPWPPDSTPHWSSWSLDGPNAVVTPYDTPPDRCIPIQTQTSGQHASFSCQSSPGHYSSQHALGRHSCDHEEAELSELDSLYQASLLAGRTGCSPSERLISRVGGQARSKTPNADMERSAYGADCTRSPAYLNKDFRLGAEPDDGENPRRIGRSLSGTVVASRRGRLTATRSFVKQADVSPLSLLTSSFLSPCCSSTTITSSILLITNTSYHHLPPPLHRDSQEATPPRDGRSHLEMKMRRRRRRRRRR
- the LOC115251505 gene encoding uncharacterized protein isoform X3, translating into MRSPGAPLKHRQEQEMERETGSARRQGPHSEQPDPVQVLLTPSQEEEEDQAAPRQDSALGQDPTHPGAALVRSSPHPCEPCREVEQDGGVGKRGEEGEAGREGVGVRLCELLQVGGVSVRPLGRHLAISLPSLPLRLWDPHGSHLEPLHTHPPPPSSPPPPPSSVESSGPSKPFTPLWQPPRPHSSATAAPPWPPDSTPHWSSWSLDGPNAVVTPYDTPPDRCIPIQTQTSGQHASFSCQSSPGHYSSQHALGRHSCDHEEAELSELDSLYQASLLAGRTGCSPSERLISRVGGQARSKTPNADMERSAYGADCTRSPAYLNKPMALQDFRLGAEPDDGENPRRIGRSLSGTVVASRRGRLTATRSFVKQADVSPLSLLTSSFLSPCCSSTTITSSILLITNTSYHHLPPPLHRDSQEATPPRDGRSHLEMKMRRRRRRRRRR
- the LOC115251505 gene encoding actin cytoskeleton-regulatory complex protein pan-1-like isoform X6, coding for MRSPGAPLKHRQEQEMERETGSARRQGPHSEQPDPVQVLLTPSQEEEEDQAAPRQDSALGQDPTHPGAALVRSSPHPCEPCREVEQDGGVGKRGEEGEAGREGVGVRLCELLQVGGVSVRPLGRHLAISLPSLPLRLWDPHGSHLEPLHTHPPPPSSPPPPPSSVESSGPSKPFTPLWQPPRPHSSATAAPPWPPDSTPHWSSWSLDGPNAVVTPYDTPPDRCIPIQTQTSGQHASFSCQSSPGHYSSQHALGRHSCDHEEAELSELDSLYQASLLAGRTGCSPSERLISRVGGQARSKTPNADMERSAYGADCTRSPAYLNKVTSMQPMALQDFRLGAEPDDGENPRRIGRSLSGTVVASRRGRLTATRSFEVSGGAGAFWLCLTGVRLSSNGPSQLQ
- the LOC115251505 gene encoding uncharacterized protein isoform X5; translation: MRSPGAPLKHRQEQEMERETGSARRQGPHSEQPDPVQVLLTPSQEEEEDQAAPRQDSALGQDPTHPGAALVRSSPHPCEPCREVEQDGGVGKRGEEGEAGREGVGVRLCELLQVGGVSVRPLGRHLAISLPSLPLRLWDPHGSHLEPLHTHPPPPSSPPPPPSSVESSGPSKPFTPLWQPPRPHSSATAAPPWPPDSTPHWSSWSLDGPNAVVTPYDTPPDRCIPIQTQTSGQHASFSCQSSPGHYSSQHALGRHSCDHEEAELSELDSLYQASLLAGRTGCSPSERLISRVGGQARSKTPNADMERSAYGADCTRSPAYLNKVTSMQPMALQDFRLGAEPDDGENPRRIGRSLSGTVVASRRGRLTATRSFVKQADVSPLSLLTSSFLSPCCSSTTITSSILLITNTSYHHLPPPLHRRCRAAPGPSGCV
- the LOC115251505 gene encoding actin cytoskeleton-regulatory complex protein pan-1-like isoform X7; amino-acid sequence: MRSPGAPLKHRQEQEMERETGSARRQGPHSEQPDPVQVLLTPSQEEEEDQAAPRQDSALGQDPTHPGAALVRSSPHPCEPCREVEQDGGVGKRGEEGEAGREGVGVRLCELLQVGGVSVRPLGRHLAISLPSLPLRLWDPHGSHLEPLHTHPPPPSSPPPPPSSVESSGPSKPFTPLWQPPRPHSSATAAPPWPPDSTPHWSSWSLDGPNAVVTPYDTPPDRCIPIQTQTSGQHASFSCQSSPGHYSSQHALGRHSCDHEEAELSELDSLYQASLLAGRTGCSPSERLISRVGGQARSKTPNADMERSAYGADCTRSPAYLNKVTSMQDFRLGAEPDDGENPRRIGRSLSGTVVASRRGRLTATRSFEVSGGAGAFWLCLTGVRLSSNGPSQLQ
- the LOC115251505 gene encoding uncharacterized protein isoform X1, producing MRSPGAPLKHRQEQEMERETGSARRQGPHSEQPDPVQVLLTPSQEEEEDQAAPRQDSALGQDPTHPGAALVRSSPHPCEPCREVEQDGGVGKRGEEGEAGREGVGVRLCELLQVGGVSVRPLGRHLAISLPSLPLRLWDPHGSHLEPLHTHPPPPSSPPPPPSSVESSGPSKPFTPLWQPPRPHSSATAAPPWPPDSTPHWSSWSLDGPNAVVTPYDTPPDRCIPIQTQTSGQHASFSCQSSPGHYSSQHALGRHSCDHEEAELSELDSLYQASLLAGRTGCSPSERLISRVGGQARSKTPNADMERSAYGADCTRSPAYLNKVTSMQPMALQDFRLGAEPDDGENPRRIGRSLSGTVVASRRGRLTATRSFVKQADVSPLSLLTSSFLSPCCSSTTITSSILLITNTSYHHLPPPLHRDSQEATPPRDGRSHLEMKMRRRRRRRRRR